AGATATTTAAAGAATTCCAATATAATTAGAATTTCATTCTATTCAACTCGTTTTGTGTAGGAGAAATTAATTTTAAATACACATCCCTAATATCTTAATACACACTCCTTACTTAATACACCACCTATCAAGTTTTTCATTTTAATATTATACTTAATACACATCCCAAACTGCCTAAAATGCCCTTAATTTATGAAATATTCCCTTATTTAATATAATTAATATATATTTACTATTTAATTGGTACGTCTTTTTACATATTATTTCGTCTAATTTTTGCTAGAAATTTTTTGTTATCATCATTCAATTTATAATCAAATGATTATTGCTATATCTCAACTCCAAATCACCAATATAAGTTTTCAAAATTCACAAGCTAGTAGAACTAAAGCTAGTTATTTAACATAGATAGCTAGTTATTCGATAAAATATGTCATAATAAAGATGGAGTACTTGACAACATGATCTGCAAGATCAAACTAAAGCTGATACAGATAAAAAAAATAAAAATAAAAAAAAGACAACCCAAATGAATTGTGGAGAAGAGTTGGGGTTAGGAGAGAAGATGTGCTTTTGACGATTTTATGGTAGAAGATGTTGAAAAGAATACTTCTAGCGCGATTTTTTTTTTTAATAATGGATGTTTGTTTTGGTCATTTAGCTTACCTATAAAATCTCAATAGAAACATAAAATAATAGAGGTGTGTATTAAGAGATTAGGGGTGTGTATTTAAAATTTCTCTTTGTGTAGGGATGCCAAAATACAAATGTGACAACAGCTGCCTTCCACACAAGGACGGAACCAGAGATGAAAAATGATGTAGGCTAAAAATAAGAGGCTATGTATGCGACCAAGAAAAAAAATTCAAAATGAACTGACAAATTGGGGAATTCTTTGGCAAACATAACTATTGAACATGAACCACAAAGAACCTGGAAAATGGCAAAGCAAGAACCAATTCATCAGGGAAGCACAGCAAAGGAAAACAACACACCAACTAGTATTAATTAGCCAAAGACACATGTAACTAAATGAAAAGCAAAAACAATACAATAATCGGTTTTGACCGTGCTAACTTAACACACTGGGTGCAAAAAACGAAATAAGCAGGGATAAGCCATACAAAATATACAGGTTTGAAAGAGAAAGAAGAACAAAGAAATGAGCGGTATGTGTTGGAAAAAATCTAGGCATGGATGAAGGAGAGGAACAAAGTGATGACCCAGTTGGAAAAGGAAGGATATGGTTGAGATTGTTGATGCTCAAGATTTTTTGTTTTGCTTGCTTATTTATCGTTGTTTACCCTTACAATGAAGGCATTTGGGTTTAGTTTGATGGGAAAGTGCAGGGTGAGTTATTAGCTGAGGCATTCTTGGTCAGTCATACATTGTTGATTGGTGATAGTACATAAGTATTTTACATACTAAAAATATTTGATCAGGATTCAGGAAGTTGGGGTGTGCTGCAGCATACACTAGCACACCCTTGGTTCCGTCCCTGCTTCCACAGGTATCCCACACACATCACAATTTGGGAGTCCGACACCTCAACCTAGCTGACCTTTATCTTCATCTGAACAAGCAAAGTTCTCTGAGTTCAATTTAGTTTAAAGCAGTCGGTAGAAATGTAGAATACTTTTGCACCGATATGTAATGATATGCCTGAAATTGCCCATACTCGATAGAAATCAAAGAACCACTCAAGTTGTCCAATTTGAACTGCCAGGAGTACAAAAAATTTGAGTTCTTGATTGCTAATGTTCGAAGCCCCTGTACTATTAACTGAAGTGTAACATTTAACAAGGAAAAATGAATTTTCTGGATAAAATACAGCGGACATGTAATTTAACCCATTTCTCAGATGGGAAGGCTATCACTATCAGTTGAAGGTTGGACAAAAAGGTGTTTGGATTATCATCAATTGTATGACTGTGCAGCGTGGAGTGTGCAGATTGATGATCATTTCCGACTGTGCAGCGTGGCGTGTGCAGATTGATGATCATTTCCAAATCATGTCTCCCAGAAATCGAAGGGCAGGCACTCCTCTGATCTCCATGTCAACTAGTGGAGCCTGGATCAATGTCAGGCCAAGGAGCTCTGGATCACTCCGGATCATATCAAGAGCACGCATCTGGTCCTGAGGCATTCAGAAACAAAAGATAACATTAATTTATTGTTTCCGAACAACATAGCACCGAGTAAAAGCTGCAGGTTTTTAACAAGTCTAGCATTTATCTGGTTATTGTACTTGCTAGCAAGAAAAAGAAAAAGACTGGTCACTAATTTTCAACAAATTGCCACTAGATTACTCAATCCCACAACAATACATAATTCTCAATCAAAGAAGACAGCATATACTACCCAAAAACTAAAAGGACAGCGATTAGCTTCCTTACCTTTCTTTTAATTGAACAAAATTTGCAGTCTGAGGCAGATGGGGGAAGAATCTGATTAACAATAAGCCGCTTTACAGGAACTGATTCCTTCTTCAAAGAGGCATGCAACCTAGATGACTCACTGACTGCCATGACCTTAGGAATAGAAACAGAACACAAGAAAAATCAATTAGAAGCAATCTTTCACCAAGTTTTACCACATTACCAACTTGTACGATAAGAACTCTACCCCTAAGTCCCAAATAGTCACTTTCAAAGTAAAACCCAAAACAGAATAAATTACGTCAGATAAGAAAAGGAAAAATTCACATAAAATCATAAAGCTCTTACCGTGGGTATTGTTACTATGACAAATTCTGTGGATTCGGTATCACGGAAAAGCTCGCGCACTTTAATCATTCTCTCCCGTAGTTTCTCTAATTTGTCTGACTGCATTGAAGTTTCGGAATAAAATGTTAGCAAACTTCTATAGATTGAAGATTGCAGAAAGAGATCAAAAAATCACACTTACTGCTCCAGAATCACTTTCCCCTGATCCAAAAACGGATTTGATGGCTGAGGTCGCTGAAGCTATCTTTTGTCTAAGCTGTAACAGACAATATAAACATAGCATCAAATGTCAATCAGTTGTAAAATTAAAAGTTTCAGCCATTCATTTAAATCAGTGTCTAGAGACTCATTATATTGAAATTTGAAAGCAGTGCAGAAGATTTGAATTGCTCATGAGTTATCTCATAACTAACTTCTCAAATCATATTGTGCATTCAATTCTATTTAGTTCCAAGAGAATAATGAATACACAGTCAAACTCACATCCATAGTGATTCATCTAAGTTCACGAATTACCTTCAGGATCTTGCCAATTGATGCATCCAAGAAGTCTGGCAAGGACAAAAGTCGCAATGTATGGCCCTGTTAACAATTATCCCATCATAGTGTGATAAAATAAATATTTAAAAGAAAAAAAAAAAAAAACAAAGTGGCAATCACAAAACTGAATATTACTTACCGTGGGTGCAGTATCAAAAACGATACGAGTAAACATGTTATATTCTGGTGATTCGAGAAATTGTATCACCTGTAAAGAGGATTCAGATTAACCATTAAGACTTTCAAAAAAAGAAAAGAACTTTCAGGGAAAGCCAGAAAACTCGTACCTTGGAAATCGCAATAGCTTCATCCAAACCAGGAGGAGGTGTGTCTAGCAGTTCTCCCAGTTTTAGCTCTCCCAACTTCAAAAATGAAAAACAGAAAATGTAAGAGAATCAAGTATTATCATAAAGCTTAAGTCAATCAAATGTGATTCAATACCAACGTCTTCAAAGAGCTTTACCTGTTCAGCAAGCATCCCAAGGCCCATTCCATCCATAAAATCTTTAACCCCTGTTCCACCATTTTTCTGGCTTGCAGTTTTGAATTCTTCCCTTGCCTTCTCAGGGTTAATCTGTGGTAAAGCTATGAGTTAGACATGAGACTAAAGTATCCCCAGAGTAACTATCTCATCAAACTACAACAAAAATAGGCAAAGATAAAATTATCATAGGAAGCTAAACCCACTGTCCCTCTTACCTCCAGAGCAAAAAGTGGAGCATCAGGCCCATCAACTGGTACAAGCGTCCCTCCAGTTAAATCCTTTAGAGAAAATGATAGTGTGTCACACAAAGAACCCTGCTAAGTTCCATTTTTAAGAAAATACATACTGTAGATAAAGTCAAAATCACTTTTACCTGAGCAAAGGAATCACTCAAGGAATGTGCTGGATCAGTGGAAACCACAAGAGTGGGATGCCCATTGTTAGCAAACTTCACAGCAAGTGAAGCTGCACAACTGGTCTTTCCAACTCCACCTTTACCACCTAACATGTAATACTTTCGCTGTGTCCCAGCAACCATCTCTTCAAACCCAGCAACAGCTTCCGCAGGAGTGGCCACTGATCTCACTGACAAAAATAAAAATATAGTTGAATTGGATGTATCTTGCTC
Above is a window of Fragaria vesca subsp. vesca linkage group LG7, FraVesHawaii_1.0, whole genome shotgun sequence DNA encoding:
- the LOC101291092 gene encoding putative arsenical pump-driving ATPase-like — protein: MATSTCIPSTFTPILQNLTSRNSIAMVGLLSYAPKTLRPLSYAQSLGFSSLSTARKHPRKLLQFQVRSVATPAEAVAGFEEMVAGTQRKYYMLGGKGGVGKTSCAASLAVKFANNGHPTLVVSTDPAHSLSDSFAQDLTGGTLVPVDGPDAPLFALEINPEKAREEFKTASQKNGGTGVKDFMDGMGLGMLAEQLGELKLGELLDTPPPGLDEAIAISKVIQFLESPEYNMFTRIVFDTAPTGHTLRLLSLPDFLDASIGKILKLRQKIASATSAIKSVFGSGESDSGASDKLEKLRERMIKVRELFRDTESTEFVIVTIPTVMAVSESSRLHASLKKESVPVKRLIVNQILPPSASDCKFCSIKRKDQMRALDMIRSDPELLGLTLIQAPLVDMEIRGVPALRFLGDMIWK